Sequence from the Cucurbita pepo subsp. pepo cultivar mu-cu-16 chromosome LG02, ASM280686v2, whole genome shotgun sequence genome:
ATCAGgtagcattcatatttcatgtCTAATAATTATAACATGATATAGAaacatcatatattatatttcatagGACATGCCTGACGGTGACGCGACATTTGCGGTAAGGCCATGGAATACTCTAAGCCTACCTTTTTCTAACAATAAAATGGCTGATACATGCATGTTTGGGTACTTGATTAAcaaagtttagaaataaatatgttATCGCCCTAATTAGTGACTTGTGTATAAATGGCTTCCCTGCTACAAATCAGAATTCAATTGATCTTCGTCACTGTGAAACCAAATTGTAAGCCAAGAATTCTCTCTTTCTCGTTTATCTGATTTCATGATTCTTTCTCGTTTCTTGATCGGTCTTAGATTTTGAACTCTGCCTTGATTTTGactttatttctctcttatttgTTATTGTCGTGATCGATTACAAGTTATTGACGCTGTCCGTCTCTATAGGCTTCTATTAATCTTCAGGCTCCATTTCTGATGGATTTTTGTAGTTTCGTTGCTGCGACGTTCAGatctttggattttcttctCGACTACTCGTTTGTTTCGGACATTTTTCTCAATTGCATCTTTCAATGATCTGAAATGAAACATTAGGACAGTCCCTTTAAATATCTCTATATTTATACGAAGAAGTTAATGACGGCGAAGAATTTATGatttccattttattatttctccCCATCTAGTCCTATTCGAAAAGGCTGGGATATTCGTTGTATCCGTTTGTGTTTAATTGTTTGTTGCGTTTCGTATTTGCTAATGGTAGTTTAAAGCTTTCGATTATTTATTAGCCTTTTACAGATCATAAACGGTGGAGTATATACAACAATCCTCCAAAATACTGGAGTTTCTGCCTACTGCCTAAATCAACAATTTGCAATCAAGTTTTTTGCAAAACGTATCTTTAAACATTAATCGGATTTCagatatttagttttttgtttcctgTGACAATGAGCTCTCCCGTTCCCTGCTTACACAACTGGCTAGTAGTAACTATTTGTATTCTatgattttctaaaacttatcTTACTTGTATAGGATCTCTTGTTGAGGATATAAGTGAAAAGGGGGAACTAATTGCGAGCAGAGAAAATGTCCTTCGGCAATGGAGTGAAATCCTGTGCACAGCTGCTGAAGTCTTCATAACCATTGTTGGTGAAATCAGGTTTCCTTACCTTGTTAGCCATGATGCAGATTTACTTCAACTTATGTTTTACAATTCCTGCATATGCTTGTTAGTTGCAATAATCTTTCTGAAATTCATAAGAGTGTAGTTATAGCATACTCTGACATGATTGTAAATAAGGAAACAAGCAaaccattaattaaaaataagtgaTGTGAAAGAAATTGCACAACAATGACAGTAATAAAAAGGACTCATTGAAGCAATGAACATCGCCGAAGATCTATGCGTGGGAGAAGATTAAAGCATCGAACACCATGGAgttctaagaaaataaatctgAACAGGATAACAAGTTCCTACGAACAAGTATTTATGGATAGCTCTGCTAAAATGGCTAAGTAAGACCTTCAGCAGGTTGTGATATAGGCTTTTTTGCCTATTATTACTTGGGCCTTCCTCTTGGTAACGTTCCTGtaagttttttgtttctgagATCTAGTTGTGGAAAAGGTCAAAAAATGCTTCTCCTCGTGGAAggggagttttttttttttttccttctttctaaCGGAAGTAGTCAAACTTTATCTTATCTGGTTTGTTTTTAGTGGAATCTCAACTTTCTTGCTCCATTTGTTTAGGGTTCTCGTTTTGTTCAACAAGAGACTAGAAAAGCTTATAAGTGACTTCTTACGAGAAGGGGTTGATGAGGTTCGAACATTGCTTTACTCAAGTGGGAGGTTGTGGCCAAGCTGTTCGATCTTGGGCATTTAGATATTGGTAATTTGAGGGATCAAAACGAAGTCTTGTTGGTTAAATGGTTGTGGTGCTTTCCTTGGGGGACTGCACCTTGTGGCATATGACTATTGTGATACTGTATACGAAGTCTTGTTGATGTTTACTTCCCCTGAAAATCATGGATAGaacaaatttctaattttctagTCAATGAAGGATACTGTATGCTTTCATAttggtatattttttaaaaatgtatattctAGTAAACGTGTCCTTGCTGCATCTATGTCCTAGTATCTTAGAAGGCGATGTGTTTCATCGATAATTGTCTGTTCATTTCTACTAATTCATAGGGTTCATATATATgaatcaaggtttttaaatccTAAAAATGATGGTTTTGTGGCACAGCTAATCGAGGGTTTCACTCAAACTGGTGTGAAGAGAATGGGAGGACATGCACATGGACACGATGAACCCTACTATTTGCACGCAAAGCACATGTACAACTTGGATAGGATGAAAAATCAGAAGTTGAGCATGAGGCTTGGAGTTTTCACTGCATTCAGCATAGGTGTGGGCGTTCCAATCTATGCAGTCATGTTTCAGCAAAAGAAGACGGCCTCTGTATGATATTCTTCCCTCAAACAATGTGTGCAACCCAATAAGAAACATCGGTTGCACCTAAGTCAGTCGTGGAATCCCGTGTGAATCAGCAAGGATCACCTTGNTTCTCCCCCGGATGAACCATATAGCCAAGAGAAACCATGAACCAGAATAGAAGAACTTGCCTCTTCTCTCCTCTCCTTGGTTTTATCTATAAACCCTCATTTCAAATGCGGGATAGATACTCAGAAAGTCGATTCTGTTTTCCTCAATAAGTCTTTTCATCATAATTTCGTTATATTCCACATTTTGATCCAATCTATTTTACTACCCaaagattttttattgtttgggTTCGTTCGTTCATTCATTCCTTCCctccatttttatttagtttgcCCCTaaccattttctttatatcagggaatatgatatgttgtatGGTTGGAGGAAATGATAACCTTGTAGATTTTCTGTAGTTTCTCTTAAGCTAATTTATCccttccttttgttttacaaatgtttcatttatttcaacttatatattttaagatattatCACCTTTTAGAGGAAGTAGAGTTATAGTTAAGAATTGAACTTGTTCATGTTGTGAGAGCGATCTTGAAGATAGGTGACTCAAAAGGTTAGTGTCTATACAAATACCACAACACGGTGCACCTCTTTTTTCGATGCTTAATcataacaattatatattgAGTTActttttgagaatttttctaAGAAGCATGTGAGTGAATAcaacaaaatatgtttaaaaagAATCAGTGCTACAAACGAAAGAATCAGTGCTACAAACGAAACTAAGCAGAGcattacataaaaaaataaaacatgcaGAAAGAATCAGTGCTAGAAAGGAAACTaaggattaaaattttatttttttattaatcaataatctaattttatcTTCCCATACACATGGCATTGAGACATGATTCACCATGGttccttattttaaaatttaacaatttaatttttattattgaaataaattaaaattcttttttatattaaaaaatatggaaagatGGAGAATTcaaaaaacatatttgaataaaaattatttgaatgcGGAATTTTGTAGAAAAAAGAACGCGTGTTAGCATCCTAATTACCATTTGGCTCAACACGATGAGTAGGGTTTTATTCTACAAATTGAAACACAGCAAAGCCGGAGCAACAGATTTTCTCCCGCCACCACCGCCCTCCTTCCGCaacaatcttcttcttcttcttcttcttcttcttcttctccttcttcattcCGGTTAGGCTCCCCATTTATGCTTTCAACTGTTCTGCTTAATTGTGTTATTCAGCCTTTACCTCCATCTGAATTGAGGCTTTCATAGTTTCTTTTGGTTGGTTTGATTTCAGAAACCGTCGATGTTCAATTGCAAAAACATATTTGCACGCACTCAAACTATTAGGAACTGGTCTAGATGCAATTTcaattctgcttcttcttcttcttcttcttcttcttcttcttcttcttctttcaaattcgAAACCGGAAATTATTATTCTGTTCTTCAGTCCTCTAGTTTTCAGCATTGGTTCAAAAATTGGAAAGAACTTCGGAAGCATAAGTTAACAGCAAGTACTTTTGCTGGGGCTATTGGGTTTTGGCCTCGTCGAAGGGCACAGTTGTGGTTAGAGAAACTTGGGGCAATTGACCAGTTTTCTGGTAATCTTGCAACTTGTTGGAGTAacatgaaagaagaagaggccCTTGAGCGATATAAGCTGATTACAGGGAACTCTGTTTTGTTTCCTGAGTTTCAAGTCTATGAGAAAGGAAACTCTGAATATGATTGGTTAGCTGCTTCACCTGATGGTGCAATTGACAAGATGGTCTATGGATTGCCCTCACGAGGTGTGTTGGAGATTAAGTGCCCATTTTTTGATGGTGATATGGCAAAGGCTTcaccatggtctcgagttccTCTTTACTGTATTCCTCAGGCTCAAGGTTTGATGGAAATAATGGATAGAGATTGGATGGATTTTTATGTTTGGACTCCTAAAGGTAGTAGTTTGTTTAGATTGTACCGAGATGCCGAATATTGGGAGGTTTTGAAAATTGCTTTGTACGATTTTTGGTGGAAGCATGTTCAACCAGCAAGAGAGATGTGTAGTAAATATTCCATTACAAATCCCCTCATTGAGCTGAAGTCTCTTAGGCCATCACCCAAGCATGAGTTGTGCAGTTATATAGTTTGTGAAAGCAAACGGGTTGTTGATAATTCTGAGTTGCTCTTGCGTGAATTTAATGGAAGACTTCAAACCTGATGATTTCCAAATATTTAGTTCAATGGCTGAAATTGTATTTAGGAATCTGGTATTTAGAGTTTTAGAGCCTGAAGGAGTTCTTGTTAACATCAAAAGCCGGGGACCAAATGGAAACATTGGCAAAGCAAGCACAGTTTGGCTTTGACTCGACATCCTACTTTGCTTTCTTGTCGAGAGGGTTCCTATCACAACCTAATGTTGGCCCCTGGCCACCACACTAGGAAAGTTAACGATTTGCAAGTATTGCCTAGACCTGCTCCGAACATGCCGTGGCACATGTCACACTCCCATTCTCTCTTCATTGGAACGCAAGGACATGGTAGCAGCGGTTAGCTTCACTGTACAGCATGAAGGCCAAAGGGCCGGGGGAAGTAAGCTTGATGGCTTTCTGTTTGAAGTCTACTGACTTAAAAAATCTCATGGTTACTTTTTCCCTATTCTGTTAAAAATTCTGTGTGGCAATAGAGTGGAGACGATCTCCATGTTTGGTAATGGGTTTTCTGAAAGTTGCCCTGTTGGAGCTTGGATGAGGTATCAGTTTCAAGTAagattttgtttcattttgtgCCCAgattgtatttcatttatttatttatttattttaaatgttctATAAGATCATTTGTTCACATAATCTTAAACGTTCACTATTTCATTCAACTGCATGTTCTGTTACTGAGTCTGAGTATGGAGTTTGTTCTGCACCCGTATTTCCCAATGGTGGATTTTTATCTTCTATGATCTTTTATGGTAATTGGGCATAATTCTTCTTCAGTTGATCAAAAGAGAGTTAGGTTTGAAACTCTTTTGTGTCTGAACAGGCCTCACTCTTTGTCATCAATTGGATTGCTTGAAGAGTATTGTCCAACGTTATACTGATCTTGGTTTTCAGTTTATGCGGCCTTTTTCAGCTGCTCAAATAAGAATAGTTCCTCTTGAAGTTTTACGGATATGCATGTCAACGACATTGTTTTTGATGCAGTTGTTGTTCCAATAGAAAAGCAAGGATTCTTTGGATCAACACTATCAAATCTACTATTTGGAGAGACTTTGGTATGAGAGGAACTCAAGGATCTTTGGTAGCTAAAGCTTGTAATACTCGTGGTAAGAAAGCTTCGTGTAGCTCCTTGGTAAGGTTCTTTCTAAGGAACCCTTGGTAAGGTTCTTTCTAGGGTTCCTTATTCCAGTTGCAAAGCTAAAAAAAGCCTTTCTCCTTGCTTCTTATCTTAGAAAACAATCATAAAAAACAGGTCCAAAAGGAACTAAAAGTGAAACAAGAATCTATGGTAAGATTATAAGATATGAGTGGAGTAGTGactaaaaatgattatttttatttttttggattgtGAATTATGATTGATCTTCAGTTCAATGAAACTTCTTAAAAACTATTCCATTCAGGATATTATTTCTGGTGGACTACGATTTTGTATGATGGAGGAAGTCAGATTGTTTATCtatatattattgtttgtGGGAGTTACCTTGTAGTGTAAATTCCTTAGAGAGCTTGGTACAGGGTTTAGTTTGCCTTTTGCTTCGAATCATATTAGAGATGTTTCGTACTTGTTTCTTGGTCTAATGGTAGCAGTCTTGATCAGGTTATTGTCTTGTTTCTcgttttttttctcgttttgtTGGTTTGGTTCAGTTTGTTTCCACCTCTACCATCATCCAAACGCAAAACAATTGTTGTATTATCGAATATTTAGACCACAGAACTCGTGAAACTTCTAccattttttgttctaaaaaatgtaaattatctTTAGTTGCACTAAATTCGCCATTGACTCTAGATTGACGAACATGATAGGTGCCTTAGTTGTACTACAACTTTTGCCATCAACAACTTTCTACGacagaaaaataagaacaaatttttttatatacctagtcataaatcataaatgtattgaagtatttctttctactttatttttggattattaTTTTCTGTATGAAGTTAAGGTCCACAAATTTTATAGAGATCAAAAGCTTTAATACTATATGATATCGGAGACAATAAAAGAATCGGACAAGAAATCCCTTGTAAATTATCATTAACTCAAAGGACTATGTTAGATATGGATTACCTTTAGGTCAATCATGTAGAAATATAGAATAATTTCCACACTCCTACGTTGAATCCCTCCACAAGTTTGATTTCCCTTGTTTGAAAATGAGCCTAGAGTCACATTTTCTCAAACAAAATGGTACTCCATCTCAATATGTTTTATGTGAGCATGGAACAATGGATAATGCACAGGTAGAAAGCATAGAAGTTGCCACCGAAGATCTGGGGTTGTTGTTGATGGCGCTCGAAGGAGAATCTATTGTGCATATCGATGGAGTTGGGAGAAGTTAACGTGGAGTAAGTTTAAGAGAATTGTTAACATTTATTAACTTGTGGaacaaatttatgaaaatggtTAGTGCTTTTCTTAGAGAATTGTTAGCCGTTACTAACTTATGGAGCTAGGAAAATGGTGAGTGCTTTCTCCCCTATAAATATTCACAACaacaaatcaaattgaaaagtaCAATATCTTAGGTTTTTTAGTATATAAAGTAACTCTCCCTTCAAGTTATTCTTTTTTGCTTCGGTTACTTGTTTTGGTGTGTATCAATTGAAGGTGAACACCATCTGGTATTAGAGTAAGATATCGAGACAAATGTCGTCACCACAAAAAATTGCAGGAGGAGATGTGACAACACTAAAAAGTAGAAAGGAGGGGAGTGTAACACTCTAGGGCCTGTTACTCACGAAGAGTATTATGTAGCATGGTAGATAAAAACGTGTGTTAATTTATAGGCACAAGGTGTGTGGATGCCATCGAGCATGGTGATAACGTCAAGGAATGTAAGGATAGGGTAACTCATGCTATCATCTACCAAGTAGTTCTGGAGGACGTACTTCTCATGTTGGCAGAGGTAGCATGGGAGACGTTGCAATGCGTATGAGTGTGGAATGGGTCAAGGAAGCAAGGTGTAGACCTTGAAGAGCAATTTTGAGGTTATCTGCATTAGGATAGTGAGTCGATGGACGACTTTTCCATGAAGTTGACAATGATCGTCATCAACATCTGTTCATTAGGCGACAAGGTGAAGGAGATCTTTATCATCAAGAAGTTCCTTTGAGCTATTCCCCTGAGATTCATTCAAATTGTTACCTCCATTGAGCAACAGTAAAATGGTGTGgttgagagaagaaaatgtacCATAATGAATACTGCAAGAAACTTACTCAAAATCATGCAAGTCCCGACAGTTTTTTAGGGCGAGACAATACGACATGCAGTTTATCTTCTAAATTGTTTGGTGACGAAGACCTTGGGCACTCGTGCCCTTTATTAAGTATGGTTTGATAAGAAACCTCACTTCGAGCATCTAATAGTTCTTGACTATGTAGCACATGTTTAGACTGCAAGGCCATATATCAAGAAACTTGATGATAGAAGCCAAAAGATGGTGTACTTAGGTGTAGAGGATAAGATGAAGGCGCATAGACTATATGATCCTCAACATGAGAAATTTTTTGTGAGTATAGATGTCGtatttgaagaagagaatAAGTGAGATTGATGCAGCATCGACGATAACAAACAAACTGTTGCAGAGTTTACTGTTCTAGAAGATGAGGGAGATGTGGCAGATTTAGAAAGCGCACTAACACCAATACCAACTAGTTCACACATGTCATCATTGGTGACACGAAAAGGTGAACCAAAGCATAAGATGGTGTCAAGTTAGAAGAGTTGGATCCACAACCGATGATGAACCAAAGAAATTTCGTTCCCTCACTGAAGTTTATGTAGATACATTCGAAGAAGAGTTGGATCTAGATGAGCTAGTATTGTTTGCTATCGAGGAGCCAACAACTTACCATGAGGGAGCAACTGAGACGACATGGTAGGAGGCCATGAAAAAAGAGCTTGAAgttattaagaaaaaacaagacGTGGGCCATCACTGACTTATCACTTGATCACAAGGCTATCGATTTGAAGTGGATGTTTAAGCTACAGAAGAATAAGGGAATGTCATCAATCACAAAACCAGACTCATGACAAATGGATATGTGCATTTTCAAGAAGTTGATTTTAAGGTTTTCGCGTTGGTGGCTGGACTTGACATTTTAAGGTTGATTCTTGCTCTCACAACTTAACATGGGTGGGAGGTCCATCAATTGGATAACAAATCAGCGTTTTTAGATGGTGACCTCAAAGAAAAAGTGTATGGTACCCAACTTGAAGGTTTATGGCAAGCGCAAGTGCATGGAACATACACTTGGACAAAGTTTGAAGAGTCTCAATTTCATGAAGTACTCGCAAGAGAAAACAAGCTACAAACTCATTGTTGGCTTATATGTCGATGACTTGATAGTCACTAGTATAAATGTGGAAGGCATCAAAGAGTTTAAGAAGCAAATGATTAAAGAATTTTAGATGATTCACCTCAAGTTACTCACACACTACCTCTGATATTGAGGTGGACTAGAAGAAAGATTGCATCAGCTAAATCAATCAACATATGCAACAATTTAAGATGGTAGAGAGCAACTCGACCAAGTATCCCATGGAAGCAAAGttacaactaaaaaaaaaaacttttaaggAAGTTTGGTGAATCCTAACGAGTATAGGGCCGTCATCAACCGTTTGAGGGACTTGACTCATATTCGTCCAGATCTTTCATATGTTGTCGGAATGGTGAATAGGTACATGAAGAAGCTTATATGAAACATCATTAAGTGATCAAGAACATTCTCCGTTGTGAATGGAACCACAAACTATGTGCTAAAGTATTAAAGAACGTGAGGACCTAAAGAACTAGTGAGTCTTACTTATATTGATTTAGTCAAGGACatccacaaaagaaaaaaaaaaattggaggaaTAACATTTTAActcaacaaaaatttgatgaCTTGGCAATCTTAAAAGCAGTGAATTGTGACACTATCTTCTTGTGTGAGGCTGAGTTCATGTCAGCAATTGCAATGTCATGCCAAGTTTTGTGattgagaaatttgttgagaaaAGTGATTGGAAGTGAGCTAAATGCAGTAACTCTCTATGTCGACAATAAATCTACGATTGCATTGATGAAAAATCCGATATTTCACGAATGCAGCAAACATATTGACACTCACTTCCACTTCATTCATGAGTGTATC
This genomic interval carries:
- the LOC111787663 gene encoding uncharacterized protein LOC111787663 — translated: MKEEEALERYKLITGNSVLFPEFQVYEKGNSEYDWLAASPDGAIDKMVYGLPSRGVLEIKCPFFDGDMAKASPWSRVPLYCIPQAQGLMEIMDRDWMDFYVWTPKGSSLFRLYRDAEYWEVLKIALYDFWWKHVQPAREMCSKYSITNPLIELKSLRPSPKHELCSYIVCESKRVVDNSELLLREFNGRLQT